One region of Miscanthus floridulus cultivar M001 chromosome 19, ASM1932011v1, whole genome shotgun sequence genomic DNA includes:
- the LOC136527721 gene encoding uncharacterized protein translates to MYKLGRGNRDKVQQFMTITGASEKVALQALKASDWHLEGAFDFFYSQPQISAVNTRHLEDIFNRYKEPDGDMIMVEGISQLCNDLQVDPQDIVMLVISWHMKAATMCEFTRQEFIGGLQSIGVDSIEKFRGKLPSLRAELKDDNKFRDIYNFAFTWAREKGQKSLSLETAIGMWQLLFAERNWPLLEHWCQFLQVRHNKAISRDTWAQLLEFVKTIDPQLSNYDDEGAWPYLIDEFVEYLTESGFVQRKR, encoded by the exons ATG TATAAGCTGGGGAGAGGAAACCGCGACAAGGTGCAGCAGTTCATGACCATAACCGGCGCCAG TGAGAAGGTTGCCCTTCAGGCACTGAAAGCAAGTGATTGGCACTTGGAAGGAGCTTTTGACTTCTTCTATAGCCAACCTCAGATTTCTGCAGTCAATACTCGGCATCTTGAAGATATTTTCAACAGATATAAAG AACCTGATGGTGATATGATCATGGTGGAAGGAATATCTCAACTTTGCAATGATCTGCAG GTGGATCCTCAGGATATTGTCATG CTTGTCATATCATGGCACATGAAAGCCGCCACAATGTGTGAATTTACTCGTCAGGAATTCATTGGTGGACTGCAGTCAATTGG GGTAGATTCAATCGAGAAGTTTCGTGGAAAATTACCATCATTACGAGCTGAGCTAAAAGATGACA ATAAGTTCCGTGATATATACAACTTTGCATTCACTTGGGCAAGGGAAAAG GGTCAAAAGTCTCTCTCACTGGAGACTGCTATTGGAATGTGGCAGTTGCTATTTGCTGAAAGGAACTGGCCTCTTCTCGAGCATTGGTGTCAGTTTTTACAG GTCAGGCACAATAAAGCCATATCTAGAGACACATGGGCCCAGCTGCTGGAATTTGTAAAG ACGATTGATCCACAGTTATCCAACTATGATGACGAAGGTGCCTGGCCCTACCTCATAGACGAATTTGTGGAATACCTGACTGAGAGTGGGTTTGTCCAGCGTAAAAGATGA